GAGGAAGTGGCGGCATCCGGGCTTGAGCTGTCCGGTGGGCTGGCACGCAAGGCCGATCCGCAGAAGCGCATCATGACAGATCCGGCTCAGCTGGCGGCGTGCAGCGATGTTGTGATCGATGTCAGCAGCCCGGCTGCGATACTGGCCAACGCCGAAGCCTTTGCGCAGGCCGGCTGCGGCTGGGTGATCGGAACAACAGGGTTCGGCGCGGCGGAAGAACTGGCCATTCGCGCAGCCGCAACGCGGATCCCGGTGCTACGGGCTGCCAATTTCGCACCCGGCCTGACCATGTTGCTCGATCTGGCGCGTCAGCTCGGCGCCAGACTGCCTGCCCATGAATATGATGCTGAAATTCTGGAAACGCATCACCGTCAGAAGCGTGATGCCCCGTCCGGCACAGCCCTCGCCATTGGTGAGCGCCTTGCCGAGGGCCGTGGTGTCGCGCTGAACGACGTCATGGAAGTCAATCGCTCAGGCGTACGGGGTGAGGAGGCCATTGGTTTTGCCTCTCTGCGGGCCGGGCAGATTGTGGGCGAGCACAGCCTGATCCTGACTTCAGGCACAGAACAGATTACCCTGTCGCATCGTGCCTTCGACCGACGGGTCTTTGCCCAGGGTGCTGTAAAGGCTGCCCGCTTTGTGGCAGGTAAACCTGCCGGGTTATATGAGATGGCGGAAATATTCGGCGGCTGAAACGGGCCTGCCTTGCGTCTGAAACATAACAAACGCTTGACCCCTGCGGCTGTATGCCTCTAAGGACAGCCCTCTCTTGCGGGTCGGGCGCAGGTTGTCGCACGTCCGTACTCCTTTCTTTCACTCATTCCCTGCGAGGTCCCTGAGTGCGTAACTACGGCGAATTTCTCTTCACATCGGAATCCGTTTCTGAAGGTCATCCGGACAAGGTCTCTGACCGTATCAGCGATACCGTTCTGGACGCTTATCTGGAAGCAGACCCGGAAGCCCGCGTTGCGTGTGAAACCCTCTGCACCACCAACCGTGTCGTTCTGGCCGGTGAAGTTCGTGGTCCGGCTTCGATCACCAGCGAATTGCTGATCGAGCGCGCCCGTCACGCCATCAAGGATATCGGTTACGACCAGGAAGGTTTCTCCTGGAAGAACGCTGAAATCACCTCCCTGCTGCACGCGCAGTCCGCCGACATCGCTGTTGGCGTCGATAGCGCTGGCGAGAAGGATGAAGGCGCGGGCGACCAGGGCATCATGTTCGGCTTCGCCACCCGCGAGACCGAGCACCTGATGCCGGCCCCGCTCTATTACGCGCAGTCGATCCTCGAGAAGGTTCGTGACTACCGCAAGAGCGGCCATGCTCTGGGCGTCGGCCTGCTGCCGGATGCCAAGAGCCAGGTCACGCTGCGTTATGTCGATGGCAAGCCCGTTGGCGCGACGTCGGTCGTGATCTCGACGCAGCATATCGAGGGCATGCGCCAGAACACCATTCGCGAAATGCTGCGCGAAGTGGTTCGTGAAGTCCTGCCGGAAGGCTGGATGTGCCCGGAAGAAGAATTCTACGTCAATCCGACGGGCAACTTCGTGATCGGTGGTCCCGATGGCGATGCCGGCCTGACGGGTCGCAAGATCATTGTCGACACCTACGGTGGTGCAGCCCCCCATGGCGGCGGCGCCTTCTCGGGCAAGGACCCCACCAAGGTTGACCGTTCGGCTGCCTATGCCGCGCGCTACCTGGCCAAGAACGTGGTTGCTGCCGGTCTTTCCGATCGCTGCACCATCCAGCTCAGCTACGCCATTGGCGTGTCCAAGCCGCTCTCGGTCTATGTGGATCTCGATGGCACGGGCAAGGATATCGACGAAGCCCGTCTCGGCAAGCTGCTGAACGAAATGGTCGATCTCTCGCCGCGCGGTATCCGCAAGCATCTGCGCCTGAACCGTCCGATCTATGTGCCGACCTCGGCCTATGGCCATTTCGGTCGCGTGCCCGATCCGGTGCTGGACAACTTCACGTGGGAGCAGACCGATCTGGTCAGCTCGCTGCGCGGTGCCCTCAACCGCTGAGGTCCCCAACTGTCTGACACCCCTCTCAAGTCCCAGCCTGAGCGGCTTTATGGCCGCCAGCGCGGGCACCCGCTCCGCGCCCGCCAGCAGCGCCTCCTCGATGAGGCACTGCCCAGGCTCCGTCTGAACCCCGATCAGGCCGCCGCTCCGCAGGCCGCCTTCACTGGCGCTCCTGTTCAGGGCGTCTGGCTTGAAATCGGGTTCGGCGGCGGCGAGCATGCGCTCGATCAGTCACAGCGCAATCCGGATGTCGGCTATATTGCCGCCGAGGTTTTCGAGAACGGGCTGTGCTCGCTCATGTCCCGCATCGTGCCGGAAGGCGAAGAGGACACGATCACCCCGCCGGATCATTTCCGTATCTGGCCCGATGATGCGCGTCAGCTGCTGAAATCCCTGCCCGATGGCTGCCTCGACCGCGCCTATCTGATGTTCCCCGATCCGTGGCCCAAGGCACGCCATGCCAAGCGTCGCTTCATCCATCCGGAGAATATTCGCGAACTGGCCCGCCTGCTGAAGCCCGGCGCCGTCTGGCGCGTTGCGAGCGATCATCCCGTCTATCAGGACTGGGTGTTCGAGATCATGGGCGCGCAGGATCTGTTCGATGCGCCCCCGCCTGCCAAAGGCGAGCGCCCCGAAGGCTGGTCACCCACACGCTATGAAGCCAAGGCCTACCGCGAAGGCCGCGTGCCGTTCTACTGGACGTTCACGCGCCGCGGTGCCTGATACCGAGTTGGATCGGAACACCGCATGAGCACGCAAATCGAACGCGAGGAAATGGAATTCGACGTGGTGATCGTCGGCGGAGGGCCCGCCGGCCTTTCCGCCGCCATCCGACTGCGTCAACTCATGCCGGAAGCCACGATCTGCCTTGTTGAAAAAGGCAGCGAAATCGGGGCGCATATCGTCTCGGGTGCGGTGATCGAACCCCGCGCCCTGGCCGAACTCTTCCCCGACTGGCAGGAACGCGGCGCACCGCTGAAAACCCCGGTGACGGAAGAAAAAGTGCTTTTCCTGACCGAAAAGCGCGGCTTCGCCATACCCTTCATCGACAAGCTCATGCCTGCCATGGCCAATCACGGCAATTATGTCGTGTCGCTGGGGGAGGTCTGCCGCTGGCTCGGCGCCCAGGCCGAGGAGATGGGCGTCGAGATCTATCCCGGCTTTGCCGCCGCCGAACCCTATATCGAGGATGGCCGCCTGTGCGGTGTCATCACCGGTGATATGGGCATCACGCGTGAGGGCGAGCAGGGGCCGAACTTCGCACCCGGCATGATCCTGCGGGCAAAACAGACCATCCTGACCGAGGGCGTGCGCGGCTCGATCAGCCAGCGCGTGATGAAGCAGTTCAATCTGCGTCAGGGCGTGGACCCGCAGACCTATGGGCTGGGCATCAAGGAAGTCTGGGAAATCCCCGCTGAAAAGCACAAGCCCGGCTTCGTGCAGCACAGCTTTGGCTGGCCGATGGATGACGGCACCTATGGCGGCGCCTGGCTCTATCATTTTGGCGAAAACCTCGTCTCCTACGGTTTTGTCACCGGGCTGGATTACAGCAATACCTGGCTCTCTCCCTTTCAGGAGATGCAGCGCCTCAAGACCCATCCCGAATTTGCGAAGCATCTCGAAGGCGGTCGCCGTCTGATCTATGGCGCGCGTGCGCTGTCCGAAGGCGGCTTCCAATCCCTGCCGCGCCTGTCCTTTCCGGGTGGTGTTCTGGCCGGTGATTCCGCAGGCTTCCTGAACATGCCCAAGATCAAGGGCACGCATACGGCGATGAAATCCGGCATGCTGGCTGCCGAAGCCGTGGCCGAGGCGCTGGGGGGTGAAGGCCCCTGCGAGGCCACAAGCTATACACGCCGTTTCAAGAGTTCCTGGCTGTTCAAGGAGTTGTTCGAGGCCCGCAATGTGCGCCCTGCCTTTGCCCGCTGGGGCAATCGCCTCGGCGCGCTCTATGCCGGAATCGACAGCCTGATTTTCCGTGGCCGCGCACCCTGGACGCTGCATTTCCGTCATACGGATCATGAAGCGCTCAAGCCTGCCGAGCAGTGCAAGCCCATTGCCTATCCGAAGCCGGATGGCACGCTGACCTTCGATCTCACCTCATCGGTGTTCCTGTCGGGCACCAATCATGAGGAGGACCAGCCGGTCCACCTGAAACTGCGTGACCCGTCGAAATGGCTGCCGGTCAACTGGGGCATTTTCCGCTCACCTGAAAGCCGCTACTGCCCGGCCGGTGTGTATGAGGCGCTAGAGGAAAACAGCACCATGCGCCTGCAGATCAACGCGCAGAACTGCGTGCACTGCAAGACCTGCGACATCAAGGATCCGACGCAGAATATCGACTGGTGTGTGCCCGAAGGGGCCGGTGGACCGAATTATCCTGTCGGTATGTGATTTTGAGTCGCAATAAGGTATGAACCCTGACGACAAATTCCAGGATCGGCGAGAAACAGATGAAGATAGTGGTCCCGGTCAAGCGGGTGGTGGATTACAACATCAAGCCCCGCGTCAAGGCCGATAACAGCGGCGTCGACACGCAAGGCGTGAAGATGTCGATGAATCCCTTCGATGAAATTGCTGTCGAAGAAGCCGTCAGGCTTCGCGAAAAAGGCGCTGCCTCCGAAATCGTGGTGGTGACCATCGGCGTAGCCGAGGCGCAGCCCGTTCTGCGTACGGCCATGGCCATGGGTGCCGATCGTGCCATTCTGGTGCAGACCGATGCCGAACTGGAGCCGCTGGCTGTCGCGAAGCTGCTCAAGGCCATCGTCGATCGCGAAAATCCCGGTCTGGTCATCATGGGCAAGCAGGCCATTGATGACGACATGAATGCGACCGGCCAGATCCTGGCAGCACGCCTCAACTGGCCGCAGGGCACGTTTGCCAGTTCGGTTGCCGTCGAGGACGGGCGCATCACCGTGGTACGTGAGGCCGATGGCGGGCTCGAAACAGTGCGTCTTGCACTCCCGGCCGTGGTCACCACCGATCTGCGCCTAAACGAGCCGCGCTACGCCACCATGCCCAACATCATGAAGGCCAAGAAAAAGCCGCTCGAGACCATCGCTGCCGATACGCTGGGCGTGGACATCACGCCGCGTCTGGAAACAGTGAAGGTGGTCGAGCCGCCCGTGCGTCAGGCCGGTATAAAGGTATCGAGCGTTGCCGAGCTGGTTGGCAAGCTGCGTGACGAAGCGAAGGTGATCTGATCATGACAACTCTGGTTCTGATCGAAGCCGAAGGCACCGCCATCAAGAAGGCAA
The sequence above is drawn from the Asaia bogorensis NBRC 16594 genome and encodes:
- the dapB gene encoding 4-hydroxy-tetrahydrodipicolinate reductase, with protein sequence MRIGIAGITGRLGALCVEEVAASGLELSGGLARKADPQKRIMTDPAQLAACSDVVIDVSSPAAILANAEAFAQAGCGWVIGTTGFGAAEELAIRAAATRIPVLRAANFAPGLTMLLDLARQLGARLPAHEYDAEILETHHRQKRDAPSGTALAIGERLAEGRGVALNDVMEVNRSGVRGEEAIGFASLRAGQIVGEHSLILTSGTEQITLSHRAFDRRVFAQGAVKAARFVAGKPAGLYEMAEIFGG
- the metK gene encoding methionine adenosyltransferase is translated as MRNYGEFLFTSESVSEGHPDKVSDRISDTVLDAYLEADPEARVACETLCTTNRVVLAGEVRGPASITSELLIERARHAIKDIGYDQEGFSWKNAEITSLLHAQSADIAVGVDSAGEKDEGAGDQGIMFGFATRETEHLMPAPLYYAQSILEKVRDYRKSGHALGVGLLPDAKSQVTLRYVDGKPVGATSVVISTQHIEGMRQNTIREMLREVVREVLPEGWMCPEEEFYVNPTGNFVIGGPDGDAGLTGRKIIVDTYGGAAPHGGGAFSGKDPTKVDRSAAYAARYLAKNVVAAGLSDRCTIQLSYAIGVSKPLSVYVDLDGTGKDIDEARLGKLLNEMVDLSPRGIRKHLRLNRPIYVPTSAYGHFGRVPDPVLDNFTWEQTDLVSSLRGALNR
- the trmB gene encoding tRNA (guanine(46)-N(7))-methyltransferase TrmB, which produces MSDTPLKSQPERLYGRQRGHPLRARQQRLLDEALPRLRLNPDQAAAPQAAFTGAPVQGVWLEIGFGGGEHALDQSQRNPDVGYIAAEVFENGLCSLMSRIVPEGEEDTITPPDHFRIWPDDARQLLKSLPDGCLDRAYLMFPDPWPKARHAKRRFIHPENIRELARLLKPGAVWRVASDHPVYQDWVFEIMGAQDLFDAPPPAKGERPEGWSPTRYEAKAYREGRVPFYWTFTRRGA
- a CDS encoding electron transfer flavoprotein-ubiquinone oxidoreductase; protein product: MSTQIEREEMEFDVVIVGGGPAGLSAAIRLRQLMPEATICLVEKGSEIGAHIVSGAVIEPRALAELFPDWQERGAPLKTPVTEEKVLFLTEKRGFAIPFIDKLMPAMANHGNYVVSLGEVCRWLGAQAEEMGVEIYPGFAAAEPYIEDGRLCGVITGDMGITREGEQGPNFAPGMILRAKQTILTEGVRGSISQRVMKQFNLRQGVDPQTYGLGIKEVWEIPAEKHKPGFVQHSFGWPMDDGTYGGAWLYHFGENLVSYGFVTGLDYSNTWLSPFQEMQRLKTHPEFAKHLEGGRRLIYGARALSEGGFQSLPRLSFPGGVLAGDSAGFLNMPKIKGTHTAMKSGMLAAEAVAEALGGEGPCEATSYTRRFKSSWLFKELFEARNVRPAFARWGNRLGALYAGIDSLIFRGRAPWTLHFRHTDHEALKPAEQCKPIAYPKPDGTLTFDLTSSVFLSGTNHEEDQPVHLKLRDPSKWLPVNWGIFRSPESRYCPAGVYEALEENSTMRLQINAQNCVHCKTCDIKDPTQNIDWCVPEGAGGPNYPVGM
- a CDS encoding electron transfer flavoprotein subunit beta/FixA family protein, whose product is MKIVVPVKRVVDYNIKPRVKADNSGVDTQGVKMSMNPFDEIAVEEAVRLREKGAASEIVVVTIGVAEAQPVLRTAMAMGADRAILVQTDAELEPLAVAKLLKAIVDRENPGLVIMGKQAIDDDMNATGQILAARLNWPQGTFASSVAVEDGRITVVREADGGLETVRLALPAVVTTDLRLNEPRYATMPNIMKAKKKPLETIAADTLGVDITPRLETVKVVEPPVRQAGIKVSSVAELVGKLRDEAKVI